A single region of the Hirundo rustica isolate bHirRus1 chromosome 31, bHirRus1.pri.v3, whole genome shotgun sequence genome encodes:
- the LOC120764538 gene encoding LOW QUALITY PROTEIN: zinc finger protein 572-like (The sequence of the model RefSeq protein was modified relative to this genomic sequence to represent the inferred CDS: inserted 1 base in 1 codon), whose translation MEPHEVLEAQVAVVATLGELVATVAGPDEDVLRAVSPRGSKPSPGCSEEKRTPLCIIQRPSLVVHEQLHTGEKPYRCWECGKSFSHTSHLFIHLQVHTGEQPYECGKYGKSFSLSCTLIQHQEIPTGERPCKCFMCGKSFRHSLICHQRAQSEERPYECPEGGKGFRTSSNLLVHQKTHMEERPXSCPNCRKGFTLTIHRRTHTGERPYECPECGKRFPQSSALTSHKWTHL comes from the exons ATGGAGCCCCACGAG GTGCTGGAGGCGCAGGTGGCTGTGGTGGCCACCCTGGGTGAGCTGGTAGCCACCGTGGCCGGGCCAGACGAGGACGTGCTGCGGGCCGTGTCCCCAAG GGGctccaaacccagcccaggGTGCTCTGAGGAGAAAAGAACCCCCCTCTGCATCATCCAGAGACCCAGCCTGGTGGTCCATGAGCAGCTTCACACTGGGGAGAAGCCCTACAGgtgctgggaatgtgggaagagcttcagccacacCTCCCACCTCTTCATCCACCTGCAAGTACACACGGGGGAAcagccctacgagtgtgggaAATATGGGAAGAGTTTCAGCCTGAGCTGCACCCTGATCCAGCACCAGGAGATCCCCACAGGGGAACGGCCCTGCAAGTGCTTCatgtgtgggaagagcttccgCCACAG cctgatctgccaccagagagCCCAGAGTGAGGaacggccctatgagtgtcccGAGGGTGGGAAGGGGTTTCGGACCAGCTCAAATCTCCTTGTGCATCAGAAAACACACATGGAGGAGAGGC TCAGCTGCCCcaactgcaggaagggcttcacCCTCACCATCCACCGGCGCACCCATAcgggggagaggccctacgagtgtcctgagtgtgggaagagattCCCTCAGAGCTCTGCCTTGACTTCACACAAATGGACCCACCTGTAA